The following coding sequences lie in one Panicum virgatum strain AP13 chromosome 6N, P.virgatum_v5, whole genome shotgun sequence genomic window:
- the LOC120680249 gene encoding endoglucanase 20-like, protein MAVKMWVLMALMMCAGVGLGAPDGGAAAGDGRLGGLSSPNYSGALAKAILFFEGQRSGRLPANQRVKWRGDSALNDGQTENVNLTGGYYDAGDNVKFGFPMAFSITLLSWSAAEYRDEVAVAGQLRYLRSAIQWGADFLLRAHTSPTTLYTQVGDGNADHQCWERPEDMDTPRTLYKITKNSPGSEAAGEAAAALAAAYLVFRDDRDKTYATQLLAASRSLFDFANNYRGSFQSSCPFYCSYSGFQDELLWASAWLYRATRDRKYLDFLQNNQGGSSNMFSWDNKYPGAQILATQEYLAGRTELEGYKRGLDSFVCAVMPNSGNTQIRTTPGGLLFTSDSVNMQYTATATLLLFIYSKTLSSSGSSTVQCSGASFSPDQISSFAASQVDYILGDNPMGMSYMVGFSSKFPQRIHHRGSSIPSIKALPRKVTCNEGFSSWFPTSDPNPNVHVGAIVGGPDGNDEFPDNRGDSTHSEPAIYINAAFVGACAAALGQNKVQGPVGDIASVISSKYIEQEDTQQMYGQGLAKIQP, encoded by the exons ATGGCGGTGAAGATGTGGGTGTTGATGGCACTGATGATGTGCGCTGGTGTAGGGCTCGGTGCTCCTGACGgtggcgctgccgccggcgatggCCGCCTCGGCGGCCTGAGCTCGCCGAACTACAGCGGCGCGCTGGCCAAGGCCATCCTGTTCTTCGAGGGGCAGCGGTCGGGGCGGCTGCCGGCGAACCAGAGGGTCAAGTGGCGCGGCGACTCGGCGCTCAACGACGGCCAAACCGAAAAC GTGAACTTGACGGGCGGCTACTACGACGCCGGCGACAACGTGAAGTTCGGCTTCCCGATGGCGTTCAGCATCACCCTGCTGAGCTGGAGCGCCGCCGAGTACCGTgacgaggtggcggtggcgggtcAGCTCCGCTACCTCCGGTCGGCGATCCAGTGGGGCGCCGACTTCCTCCTCCGTGCCCACACCTCTCCGACCACCCTCTACACTCAG GTTGGCGACGGCAACGCCGACCACCAGTGCTGGGAGCGGCCGGAGGACATGGACACGCCGAGGACGCTGTACAAGATCACCAAGAACTCGCCCGGGtccgaggccgccggcgaggccgcagcggcgctcgccgcggcgTACCTGGTGTTCAGGGACGACAGGGACAAGACCTACGCCACGCAGCTCCTCGCCGCGTCCAGATCC CTCTTCGACTTCGCCAACAACTACAGGGGATCCTTCCAGTCCTCCTGCCCATTCTACTGCTCCTACTCTGGCTTTCAG GATGAGCTCCTCTGGGCCTCGGCCTGGCTCTACCGGGCGACAAGGGACAGGAAGTACCTCGACTTCctgcagaacaaccagggtggCAGTTCAAACATGTTCAGCTGGGACAACAAGTATCCTGGAGCTCAGATCCTTGCAACACAG GAGTACTTGGCTGGAAGGACAGAGCTGGAAGGCTACAAGAGGGGCCTGGACTCCTTTGTCTGCGCCGTGATGCCCAACAGCGGCAACACGCAGATACGCACAACTCCTG GAGGGCTTCTGTTTACAAGCGATTCAGTCAACATGCAGTACACAGCGACCGCAACCCTGCTGCTGTTCATCTACTCGAAGACGCTGAGTTCTTCGGGCTCCAGCACAGTCCAGTGCAGCGGAGCAAGTTTCTCTCCAGATCAGATCAGTTCATTTGCAGCATCTCAG GTGGATTACATCCTGGGGGACAATCCAATGGGCATGTCCTACATGGTTGGCTTCAGCTCTAAGTTCCCACAGCGCATCCACCACCGTGGCTCATCGATCCCGTCCATCAAGGCTCTGCCAAGGAAGGTCACTTGCAATGAGGGGTTCTCCTCATGGTTCCCGACAAGcgacccgaacccgaacgtccATGTCGGTGCCATTGTTGGCGGACCTGATGGGAATGACGAGTTCCCAGATAACAGGGGGGATTCCACACACTCCGAGCCGGCAATATACATCAACGCAGCATTTGTGGGTGCCTGTGCTGCTGCTCTGGGGCAGAACAAGGTGCAGGGGCCTGTGGGCGACATCGCATCAGTGATATCATCTAAATACATAGAGCAGGAAGATACACAACAAATGTATGGACAGGGTCTGGCAAAGATCCAACCATGA
- the LOC120680250 gene encoding uncharacterized protein LOC120680250 — MLSTAAAPSTSLAAALPSSRARRRRSRVVAVAAAAAASGPGAGAREGGTERFAASGGGGSITDYLRYRRPELGGGGAGGRGGVAGGELQTAVVRFEKRFPWSLLHPFLHVDLVSTVHIADKEYFDRLQQQLEGYDCVLYEMVTSRENLNHPKGPMAAKKMKSSRRGFSILGFIQKQMARILSLDYQLDCLDYGNEKWQHADLDYETFKQLQSERGESILTFAVDMTLKSTKALVQPTNMPDGLDFWRSKLLWASRVLPMPLVGLLVITGLCLPVENQDGFPELEALSRLDVGAALKIFLAKQLTSEFTAVTSPVEEKSVIIGERNRVATEKIKEAINRGYKRIAVLYGGGHMPDLGRRLREELNMVPADVQWVTAWSIRSRELDSKSLPFLKTMAEASGWPLNRYETLALLIFSSVLAVDLWFWELLVGTAVNWASLAGSWIDQFNGPF, encoded by the exons atgctctccacggcggcggcgccctccacctcgctcgccgccgcgctcccctcctcccgcgcgcgcAGACGGCGCTCCCGCGTcgtcgccgtggccgcggcggcggcggcgtcagggCCGGGCGCCGGGGCGCGGGAGGGAGGGACGGAGCGGTtcgcggccagcggcggcggcggctccatcACCGACTACCTCCGGTACCGCCGCCCCGAgcttggcggcggtggtgccgggGGAAGGGGAGGAGTGGCCGGCGGGGAGCTGCAGACGGCCGTGGTGCGCTTCGAGAAGCGGTTCCCGTGGTCGCTCCTCCACCCGTTCCTGCAC GTCGATTTGGTTTCTACAGTTCACATTGCCGACAAAGA atacTTTGATAGGCTGCAGCAACAGCTTGAAGGTTACGACTGTGTCCTGTATGAAATGGTTACAAGTCGGGAGAATTTGAACCATCCGAAGGGTCCAATGGCTGCTAAGAAGATGAAATCTTCACGTAGAGGATTCAGTATTCTTGGCTTCATACAGAAGCAAATGGCTCGGATCCTTTCACTGGATTATCAATTAGACTGTCTTGATTATGGCAATGAGAAATGGCAACATGCTGACCTTGACTATGAAACATTCAAGCAGCTTCAG AGTGAAAGAGGTGAAAGTATTCTCACATTTGCAGTAGACATGACACTGAAATCGACCAAAGCCTTGGTGCAGCCAACTAACATGCCAGATGGTCTTGACTTTTGGAGATCGAAGTTACTCTGGGCCTCACGTGTGCTACCAATGCCACTTGTTGGACTACTCGTCATCACTGGACTTTGTTTGCCGGTGGAGAACCAAGATGGATTTCCTGAGCTGGAGGCATTGTCTAGGCTAGATGTTGGAGCTGCACTGAAGATTTTCTTGGCAAAGCAACTGACATCTGA ATTCACAGCTGTGACATCACCCGTTGAGGAAAAATCAGTTATCATTGGGGAGAGGAACAGAGTTGCCactgagaagatcaaggaagcAATAAACCGTGGGTACAAGAGAATAGCAGTTCTTTATGGTGGTGGGCATATGCCAGACCTGGGAAGACGTCTTCGAGAAGAGCTCAATATGGTCCCAGCAGACGTGCAGTGGGTTACAGCATGGTCAATAAGGAGCCGAGAGCTAGACAGCAAATCCCTCCCATTCTTGAAGACAATGGCTGAGGCTTCAGGCTGGCCTTTGAATAGATATGAGACACTTGCTCTGCTCATCTTTTCTTCCGTTCTCGCTGTGGATCTTTGGTTCTGGGAGCTCCTCGTTGGTACTGCTGTGAATTGGGCATCTTTGGCTGGTTCCTGGATTGACCAGTTTAATGGCCCATTTTGA